CGCCGCGGCAACGGCAGCATCATTGAGCATGGGGACGCCATCGGTCACGAAGGCGTCCGCCACCTTGCCGTCCTTTCCCACGAGCGCTCGCACCATCACGGTTCCTTCGACCTCGGCCTGGCGCGCCATATCCGGATAGATGGGAGGAGGGATCTGGATCAGCACGGGCATCTCTTCGACCGCCACGAACTCGTCAGGTGAGGGGTTGTCGCTGGTCACCGCGTCCGGGATCACAACCAAGGAGTCGCCCCCCGCGCCGTCGAGGGAGGAGAGGGTCGTGGGCACGAATGCCTCCGCTAGCTGCTCCTGCGTGGCAATCGTGGAGGTGGTCGCCTGGAAGTCCGGCACAGGCTCCGGAACGCCCAGAGAGGGCGGCGCGATCTGCTGGGCGATGGCCACCTGAGCGCTCGCCGCCGTCTCCTGCGCGAGGGACGGGGGAACACCGAGCTCCCTGTAGCTCACGATCTGAACCTCACGGGGACGCTCGACTTCCTTCTCCATGCTCCGCGCGACCAGCCAGGCGCCGAAAATGAGCAGATGAACTGCGGAAGCGACGCCGATCGACCAGTAGAGGAAGCGCTGGTAGCGCCGCCGCAGCGGATGCATCTCCCCTACGACGGGGAGGCGCTCGGCGAAAGAGAAGTCGAGCGGGCTGGCCGCACTCTTTTGGGTTGTCATCACAGGGCCTCCAGCTGCCGGGCTTCCTCTTCCGTCATGGGTATGAGGCTGAAGCGGGACATCTCGGCGATCTCCAGCTCATCCATGATGTCGACCATCGTCTCGTACTTGGCCAGGCGATCGAGCTTCACGAGGACGATCAGCTCAGGATTCAGGCGCACATTGTCGGTGAAGAGCTGACCCAGGTCCGGCAGCCTGGTCGAGATCATTGGGCCGGTCGCGAGCTTGTAGAAGTAGCGGAGGTCTTTCCCCACGAAGAGGGTCAGAACGTTCGACTCCGGAACTTCCACCTTCGCCCCGGCGGGGGGCAGGTTCACCTCCATGGCCTGCGGCTTGCGAAAGACGGTCGTCACCATGAAGAAGATCAAGAGCAGGAACGCGATGTCGACCATGGGCGTCATGTCGATCCGAATGGCGACACGGCGCTTGGGCCGCCGCAGCCCGCTCTGCTTCGCGCCTCTACTGCTTTCGGCAACGTCGCCGCCCACGGCCTATTTCCCCCTCTCTTCTGGCGTCCTCAGATCTGTCATCAGATTGAACCGATAGGAATTCGTATTCTGCAAAGCGTCCATGATGTCAGCCACGTACCCGTACTCCGATTGCTTGTCCCCCTTGACGATGATGCGCGCTCCGGGACGCCGGCTCCGCATGGTGACGATCGCCTGCTGCAGCTCCTCGCGAGGAACCGCGGCCGCGGCCCCCGACTCATCGCCGATGAAGATCCTTCCCGCCTTGTTGACCGTGATCACGATGATCCCGGTCTCGGGCGTCTTCAGATTCGACGTGGAGGCCGGCAGATCGACAGCAACTTCCTCCGGCGGCTTGAACTGCGTCGTCGCCATGAAGAAGATCAAGAGCAGGAACGCGATGTCGACCATGGGCGTCATGTCGATGCGGATCGAGACCCTTTTCTTAGGGCTTGCCACGAGTCTGCCCCTTGTCATGCATCAAGAGCTGAACGACCTCGTACGTCGTCTCATCCATCAGGTAGTTGAAAGAGTCGACCCGATTCGTGAAGTAGTTGTAGCCAACGATCCCGACAATCGCCAGACCGAGACCGCCGGCAGTGTTGATGAGCGCTTCGGAAATCCCGATGGCAAGCTGGATGGCGTCCGGCGCCCCCGCGTGCCCCATGGCCTTGAAGGAGCGAATCATGCCAACCGTCGTGCCGAGCAACCCGATCATCGTCGCAATCGAGGCGATGGTGGAAAGGGCGATCAGGTTCCGTTCGAGAAGCGGGGTCTCGAGCGCGTTCGCTTCCTCGATCGCTCGCTTCGTCTCCTCGATGATCTCGTCCTTCGGGAGGTCGGACCCCTGGAGCATGTCGTAGCGTTCCAGCCCGGCGCCCACGACATTCGCCAGGCAGCCTCCCTGCTTCTTGCAGACGGTGATCGCATCGGGGATGGCTCGCCCATCGAGGCTCTTGCGGAGCGCGCGGGTGAAGTGAGCTACGTCTCCGCGACCCTGCGCCCGCTTCAGCGTGATCATCCTCTCGATGATGAATGTAACACAGATGATTGAGATGGTCATCAGAAGCGGAACGATCGGACCTCCAAGCTTGATGAATTCGGGAAGCATGTACTGGTAGATCGCCCAGGAGACCAGCGCAGCCCCCACAAGGATCGGGACGAACACATAACCTTTCATTTCAGTCCTCCGTTGACACTCCCTACGACTGATCGCTCCGGTTGACCCCCGCGAGCGCTTCCTCCACACTGTCGAACGTCTCGAATACGAAGTTGAGCTTCGTGATCAGGAACAGATTCTTGATCCGCTTGCCGATGCGCGAAAGCCGCAGATACCCCTGGCGATTGCGGCAGCTCGTGTGCAGGGCTACCAGGGTTCCCAGGCCAGCGCTATTGATGTAGGACACGCGCCCGAGATCCACGACCACCTTGGGCACGCCCTCGGCGATCACGCCCTGGATCGCGCGCTCCAGCTCACGCGTCTCTTCGCCGCCGCTCAAATCCTTGTGCGGCGCAAGCACATTGACATCGCCCCTCTTGTCCTTCTCTAAGCTCATCGGTTCCCCCTACGGTCACACACACATCGCCCCACTACTTTCCGGCCGATCCCTTCTTGGCCCCCTGCAGGGCGTCCAGGGCCGCCTTGGCCGACACGTGGGCCGGATTGATCGCCAACGCCTTCTGCAACGCCGCCACGGCTTGGTCGGTCGACCCTTGCAGTGCCCGAGCCTGTCCCAGCATCGCCCAGCCGTCGGCGCTGTTGGGATCGACGGTGGTGGCCTCATCCAGCACGGAGGCGGCCTGACCGTAATCCCGCCGCTTAATGTAGCAGAAACCAAGTCCCCGAAGGGCCATGGCGTTTTGCGGGTCCCTTTCCCGGATCGCCTTGTACTCGAGCACCGCCGCGCCCAGGGAGTCGGCCCCCACTAGGGCGTTGGCCAGGTAGTTGCGCGCGGGGACATAGT
The sequence above is a segment of the Candidatus Eisenbacteria bacterium genome. Coding sequences within it:
- a CDS encoding TonB family protein — encoded protein: MTTQKSAASPLDFSFAERLPVVGEMHPLRRRYQRFLYWSIGVASAVHLLIFGAWLVARSMEKEVERPREVQIVSYRELGVPPSLAQETAASAQVAIAQQIAPPSLGVPEPVPDFQATTSTIATQEQLAEAFVPTTLSSLDGAGGDSLVVIPDAVTSDNPSPDEFVAVEEMPVLIQIPPPIYPDMARQAEVEGTVMVRALVGKDGKVADAFVTDGVPMLNDAAVAAARKAVFKPALQQHKPVAVWVQIPMRFSLN
- a CDS encoding biopolymer transporter ExbD, whose translation is MGGDVAESSRGAKQSGLRRPKRRVAIRIDMTPMVDIAFLLLIFFMVTTVFRKPQAMEVNLPPAGAKVEVPESNVLTLFVGKDLRYFYKLATGPMISTRLPDLGQLFTDNVRLNPELIVLVKLDRLAKYETMVDIMDELEIAEMSRFSLIPMTEEEARQLEAL
- a CDS encoding biopolymer transporter ExbD — translated: MTRGRLVASPKKRVSIRIDMTPMVDIAFLLLIFFMATTQFKPPEEVAVDLPASTSNLKTPETGIIVITVNKAGRIFIGDESGAAAAVPREELQQAIVTMRSRRPGARIIVKGDKQSEYGYVADIMDALQNTNSYRFNLMTDLRTPEERGK
- a CDS encoding MotA/TolQ/ExbB proton channel family protein, with the translated sequence MKGYVFVPILVGAALVSWAIYQYMLPEFIKLGGPIVPLLMTISIICVTFIIERMITLKRAQGRGDVAHFTRALRKSLDGRAIPDAITVCKKQGGCLANVVGAGLERYDMLQGSDLPKDEIIEETKRAIEEANALETPLLERNLIALSTIASIATMIGLLGTTVGMIRSFKAMGHAGAPDAIQLAIGISEALINTAGGLGLAIVGIVGYNYFTNRVDSFNYLMDETTYEVVQLLMHDKGQTRGKP
- a CDS encoding STAS domain-containing protein, which produces MSLEKDKRGDVNVLAPHKDLSGGEETRELERAIQGVIAEGVPKVVVDLGRVSYINSAGLGTLVALHTSCRNRQGYLRLSRIGKRIKNLFLITKLNFVFETFDSVEEALAGVNRSDQS